In one Lolium rigidum isolate FL_2022 unplaced genomic scaffold, APGP_CSIRO_Lrig_0.1 contig_34818_1, whole genome shotgun sequence genomic region, the following are encoded:
- the LOC124681170 gene encoding ribosomal protein S4, mitochondrial produces MKIDGKCLIDLIRPRPPDLTSLGKSHKSTIESTACEVRNRELSLIQRRILRRLRNKRRSIKRNLSQRENLNSNIKSQTTRKLSIYYGDLPIREMHRGRERTSYIPFLLNQETRSDVIPVRLHFSDTLPQARQPISHRRVCLNNGLVTITHLKVSHGDLISFKENDARTRGEEIRRSFYIDISVGKIVGKFLPAKIWRRTKTEWFRLLTTQRGCRLLLKSLFLQKLRSYMQEEDFERTKKFGSAKVCLGSSFAEHNRMKRNLFHFKYFFLLKRGKEKNRNLPTRTISPFVYKSSLYSNSTYCSGSPFTRKIRIKRIELPTHYSEVNHRTLKAVVSYGPNIGHIPHDIRLKDPNLPLRSGNGRGQNI; encoded by the exons ATGAAGATAGATGGCAAGTGCCTGATCGATTTGATCAGGCCGAGACCTCCAGATCTTACTAGTTTGGGCAAGAGCCACAAGTCAACCATTGAATCAACAG CTTGTGAAGTTCGGAACAGAGAACTTTCTCTAATCCAACGCCGCATTCTCCGAAGATTGAGGAACAAGAGGAGATCCATTAAAAGAAATCTTTCTCAGAGAGAAAATCTAAACAGTAACATCAAATCACAAACTACACGAAAGTTGTCCATTTATTATGGGGATTTACCCATAAGGGAGATGCACAGAGGAAGAGAACGAACTTCATATATCCCTTTTTTACTCAATCAAGAAACAAGATCGGACGTGATTCCGGTTCGTCTCCATTTTAGTGACACTCTTCCTCAAGCAAGGCAGCCGATAAGTCATCGAAGGGTTTGTTTGAATAATGGACTGGTAACCATTACTCATTTGAAAGTTTCCCACGGTGATCTAATATCTTTTAAAGAAAATGACGCGAGAACCCGCGGTGAAGAAATAAGGAGATCTTTCTATATCGACATATCAGTTGGAAAAATCGTAGGCAAATTCCTACCGGCCAAAATCTGGAGAAGAACAAAAACAGAATGGTTCCGCTTACTCACAACTCAGAGGGGATGCCGCTTACTACTCAAATCCTTGTTTTTGCAAAAGTTGCGTTCTTATatgcaagaagaagactttgaaagAACAAAGAAGTTTGGATCCGCAAAAGTATGCTTAGGCAGTTCCTTCGCTGAGCACAACAGAATGAAGAGGAATTTGTTTCATTTCAAATACTTCTTCTTATTGAAAAGAGGGAAGGAGAAAAACCGAAATCTTCCTACTCGAACAATAAGTCCTTTTGTTTACAAGTCTTCTTTATATAGTAATTCGACCTATTGCTCCGGATCCCCGTTTACTAGGAAGATAAGaatcaaaaggatcgaactacctACTCATTATTCGGAGGTGAATCATAGAACACTAAAAGCTGTGGTATCTTATGGACCTAACATAGGTCACATCCCTCACGACATAAGATTGAAAGATCCAAACCTTCCTCTTCGGAGCGGAAACGGACGTGGCCAAAACATATAA